In the Ricinus communis isolate WT05 ecotype wild-type chromosome 3, ASM1957865v1, whole genome shotgun sequence genome, TGGGATGCATATTTCTCTTTGGATCCAGCTGTTTCTGGTCGTTTTGGATGATTTTGCAGGTTTTTCACCCTTCCAGAATACTCTTGAGCTAGGCATGTAATTAATGGTATTCTGATTAAAAAGATTTgtgttttcaaatttttaacaGGTCCCAATTTCAGAAAGTTGTCCTGACCACTTATATTCATCTGCCTGGATGGGTTTCTTGGCTACAATAGAATCAGCAATCATTGCTctttctttagaaaaaaatggTGCAGCTTGGAAGTTGAATTCATATCTTGAAATGGGTTGTTGTTTATATGCGGTAAGCATTTATTTTCCTggttttaaatagaaaatttaagtTGGAATCGATTGATAACTGTGAACAAGTTTAAGGGGAAAATTAAAATCGTATTATTTTCAGAATATTTTCTGAATTAGTTATTGGATCAGGGAGTTGGACTGGCTGTATCCTTCTTTCTTCAAGCATGGTGCATTTCTCAAAGAGGTCCTCTCTTCTCTGCAATGTTCAATCCTTTATGCACTGTTATAACAGCCATTATTGCTGCTATATTTCTGCATGAGGAAACATATCTTGGGAGGTACGTCATTTTAACTCTACTTAGCATTGATTTTACTTGAACTTCATTACTAAGCTCtacttgaattttaatttgcagcttctaataattttgttttgctaTTTATACAGTTTGATTGGTGCCTTAGCTGTGATAATTGGTCTATATGTTGTGCTGTGGGGTAAAGCCAAAGACCTTGAAGAAGTTAACAAGGGTACACACTTGAAGCTACAAAATGATGGTTCAGGAATTGTACAAGTGATAGTAGATGATGAATCTTTTGAGAAGAAGAACTGTAGAGCTGATTTAGAAGAGCCATTTATTTCTCACAAATCTGCTAATATTGATGAAAATAGTGTCTTTCCTTGAATCCTAGACTCTGCTAATTATGCACATCAGCACCCATTTAAGTCCTGGAACAGATAGTTTAAGCTTCAATTTTTATGATAGCTTTGTGCTCCCAAGGATTTTGAGAAGGAATAAAGAAGAGTTAAATTGAAAgctattttaaaatgaaatacaaATATGATATGGAGGAATCTCATTTAGcccatttaaaaatatgagaaatcttGAGATTGGGTTCTCTCCTCGGGCACTagatatgaatttttatttttactattactCATTATGtgattaatctaattaatttgatcatatttattaattaaattaattaataaatagcaTTACTAATGCATTAAGTCTACGTCTAACTCTATTAAgcttttcaatattaattataaatgaaaattttattaaataaataatattatatatttaataataacagtcGCACAATATATGAATtgatagttatttatttattctcatttttatcTTTCACATTTATATAGGtttattcaaatttcttcACTTTGTAATCACTTGAGTAGAGTTGCATACCGATTCCAACAAAATTGGTtctctttaaataaatttttgaaattttcgTAAATCTTCTTAATCCCTTATATTATAAGTCAAGCATTCGAAacaatttagaattttaaattataattgctGAACCAGCAAGCTTATTCCCTACATGACGTGCTATAGTTAGCCATAGTCACAagtaatgaataataataatgttcaTTTTCGCCCTTGCCAGgctcaatttgatccttattcACATTTACAGCGAATTTAAtccttaaatttttcaaatagtTCCAATTGATGGGTGAACGTAAAGAGTGGATGGTAATAAAAAGAGTTCGATGGTTATATTGGATTATTCTCACTCTTACAAGCaatataattcttaaatttttcaaatagaTCCTGTAAATAATAGTGTTgatgttaattaaaaaaggcGACAGTAACGGTGTTGGATTGTGAATCTATATCTGATCTACGGTCTTGGtcgatatatatattatatatatatatatatatatatgatcatCATGTTTCAGAGATTAATCAAGGAAAATGAAATTGATTATCCTCATTAATTAATATCGACAGATTTATGAGAAATAAGTGGCACTTCCAAATCAGCTGTACAATTCCTCTTCTCTAAAGATTCATCTGCTGTCACTTGTAAAATGCTTGAATTATCATTTTGTAGCTCCAAGTGCAtatctttcttaatttcttcatGGTCTTTGGCTTTACCCCATAGCACAATATACAGACCAATTATCACAGCTAATGCACCGATCAAGCTGTCAAGgagaacataaaaattaagttgCAGCTATCAGAAAAGATTGGATTACTAACATGCTAATGTGATGAAATAATTTGATCGTCATCAAGATTTTGGTTAAGATATAGAGTCGAATTAAATTACCTCCCAACATATGTCTCTTCATGTAGAAATACAGCAGCTATAATAGTCACTATAACTGTGGATAAAGGATTGAACATTGCAGCAAAGAGGGGACCTCTTTGAGAAATGCACCATGCTTGAATGAAGAAGATCAAAGACTGTACAATTCCCTGCTTCAAAAGtaatttcaagaaaagaaatggtaCAGATCACACATTTATAACAGCAATTTTTATGACTATGCATCTAAAAAAGAACCCATAAATACCAGCATTATGTCAAATTCAGGTATTGTCTATTTGAAAAGCTGGTACATGGAAATGTattattgttaaaagaaaataagtatcTGCTTACCGCATATAAACAAGAACTGATTTCAAGATATGAGTTCAAATTCCAAGCTGCACTATCTTTAGTTACAAGAAGTGTAACCGCTGCCGATTCTATCATAACCAAGAAACCCATCCAAGCAGATGAATACAAGTGATCAGGACAACTTGCTGAAATGGGGACCTGTTAGAAAATTGAAACAGAGATAAAAGTTTATTGATCAGAATATCATAAGCTTAAGACTACTTAGAAGTGGGAACACAATTACCTGCAAAATCATCCAAAGTGAATAGAAACAACTGCTTCCGAAAAGAAGTAGACATCCCAATAACCAATAATTGTCAATTTCAATGCCGGATGAAGATTTTGGTGGTTGCAATTCTGTGTTTAACAGTTTAGGACCTTTGAGAAACGCCATGGAAATGGCTCCACTCACACAGAAGATTGTACCTATAATCTTGGCCATACTTCTCAAGCTTACCACTTTTACTTTCTCCATCCTAGTCAATTCAGACACTTTTAGTTTTAGCTTTTAACCTTATTGGTTCAAccttttgcttcttttctgTTTGATTTCCT is a window encoding:
- the LOC8277244 gene encoding WAT1-related protein At4g28040 encodes the protein MGRFYDCKPVIAMVGLQFIYAGVSLFTRAALVQGMNTRVFVVYRQGIATLIMAPLAYLSVRRKPRMSSLGLKFFAWISLASLIGITANQNAYFEGLFLTSSTATTAMTNLIPAITFVMAAIFGMEKVNIRNLRSIAKIIGTVICVTGAISMALLKGPKLLNSKLLPPMSTLSSEGDNWLLGCIFLFGSSCFWSFWMILQVPISESCPDHLYSSAWMGFLATIESAIIALSLEKNGAAWKLNSYLEMGCCLYAGVGLAVSFFLQAWCISQRGPLFSAMFNPLCTVITAIIAAIFLHEETYLGSLIGALAVIIGLYVVLWGKAKDLEEVNKGTHLKLQNDGSGIVQVIVDDESFEKKNCRADLEEPFISHKSANIDENSVFP
- the LOC8277245 gene encoding WAT1-related protein At4g28040 isoform X2; the protein is MGGYGGSNCRPVMALIGLQLMNAGIALFIRAALLQGLNSMAFVVYRHAIATLIIAPLSYVSTRRISYKTPLRLRSFAWIFLASLGLTANQFLYFEGLHLASSTVGSATNNLIPAITFVMATILGMEKVKVVSLRSMAKIIGTIFCVSGAISMAFLKGPKLLNTELQPPKSSSGIEIDNYWLLGCLLLFGSSCFYSLWMILQVPISASCPDHLYSSAWMGFLVMIESAAVTLLVTKDSAAWNLNSYLEISSCLYAGIVQSLIFFIQAWCISQRGPLFAAMFNPLSTVIVTIIAAVFLHEETYVGSLIGALAVIIGLYIVLWGKAKDHEEIKKDMHLELQNDNSSILQVTADESLEKRNCTADLEVPLISHKSVDIN
- the LOC8277245 gene encoding WAT1-related protein At4g28040 isoform X1, which gives rise to MGGYGGSNCRPVMALIGLQLMNAGIALFIRAALLQGLNSMAFVVYRHAIATLIIAPLSYVSTRRISYKTPLRLRSFAWIFLASLGLTANQFLYFEGLHLASSTVGSATNNLIPAITFVMATILGMEKVKVVSLRSMAKIIGTIFCVSGAISMAFLKGPKLLNTELQPPKSSSGIEIDNYWLLGCLLLFGSSCFYSLWMILQVPISASCPDHLYSSAWMGFLVMIESAAVTLLVTKDSAAWNLNSYLEISSCLYAQGIVQSLIFFIQAWCISQRGPLFAAMFNPLSTVIVTIIAAVFLHEETYVGSLIGALAVIIGLYIVLWGKAKDHEEIKKDMHLELQNDNSSILQVTADESLEKRNCTADLEVPLISHKSVDIN